In Chitinivibrionales bacterium, the DNA window CGGCTCGTTTTCTTTATAATGTTCGATTTTCTGTGTCGGCACGCTATTGGTAACATGCAACTGGCCCGAGCGGAACGCGCGCTCTTCGGTCTGTTCGCTTTCTATAGGGTGAAAATGGATTTTATTTAAACGGACATTTTCGGCGTCCCAATAGGTGGGGCTTTTTTCCACGATAATGACCCGGTTGACATCCCATTGTTTGAGCACGAAAGGACCGTTGCCGACATAATTTTCCGCCCGGGTCCATCGTGATCCCCGCCGGTCGATTTCGCCGTGCTTTTCGATCGTACCAGGATGAACGGCATACCAGGAGTAGTGGGTCAGGAGCGACAGGAAGTATGGCGTTGGATTGTTCAGGGTAATAACCAGGGTATGGGAATCGGGCGTTGAAGCTCCGACCTGAGAAAAATCATCGACCTCACCCTTGTTGAATTTCTCGGCATTTTTCATGCAGTAGAGCATATACGAATACTCACTTCCCAGAGCAGGCGAGAGGATTCGTTTGAATGAGTACAGATAATCATGTGATGTTACCGGATCGCCGTTAGACCACCGTCCGTTTTTACGGAGATGAAAAGTATAGGTGCACCGGTCTTCAGAAATCTCCCATCGTTCCGCTGCACCCGGTATGGGGTGAAGATCTTCCGGATCTTCTGCAACAAGGCCTTCCATGAGCGCAGCGATAATATTATGCTCGGGAACGCCAGTGACAATATGGGGATCGAGATCCTGCGGTTCGGCGCCGTTGCCGAGGTGGAGTACCTGCTCTGTGATACCCTTCTGCACGGCTGTTTCACGGCGGCCGCAGCCGGCAATACACAAAAGTGCTGAGACAATGTAAAGTGCATTCGGGGAATTGAAAATCCGGGAGAATGAACGCATATGGTGCCTTTCTTCATGAAATTGTGCTTCATAAAAAGGAATAATAATATATTAAAGATACCTTCATACCCTGTGGTGCAAGCAAAAAGAATTGGTGCGAAAAGAGTAAACAGCATGATAATGAGAACAGTAATAACAATTTTCTTGGTCGAGGCGGCATTTCTTGTGTGTGGATGCGGTTCATCAAATCCTGCACAGGCACTTGAGAGAAGGCTGGTGGCCTATTATCCGTTTAACGGTAATGCCGATGATGAATCGGGAAGGGGCAATGACGGTCGTGTTGTGGGGGCAACGCCGGTTGAGAACAGGTTCGGTGATGACAGCGCCGCGTTTCATTTTGACGGCACGGGCGATCATATCGAGGTCCCTCATTCGGAAGCATTAAATATCGAAGGTTCACTGAGCATCTCGGTCTGGATCAAACCCGAAGGACTTGCCGCATGGAAATGCATTGTCTTTCGCGGCGATGAGATTTCCGGCGAAGACCCTTACTACATCAGAATTTATGACAGTAACACCCTCGATTACGGGGTGCAGACAATGGTCGACTCGGGAGGGACGATAATCAACATGTTCGACTTCTCGATGACGCAAATTGTAAACAATCGATGGTCCCATCTGGCCATGATATTTGAGAACCGGCAGGAGTTGTCGCTCTATATCAATGGCGCCCCCGTCCATTCCCGGCAGACAAGGCTCGACAACCGTGGCGCCGACCGGAACATGAAACTGTTCATCGGCTCGGCGGCCGGCGGTCAGCATTTTTCGGGTGATATCGATGACGTCCGTATCTACAGCAGAGCGCTGTCGGCCAACGAAGTTGCCGCATTGAGTGAGGAAAAGGATTGATTCTGCTGGCTTCGAGAGCCTCGGCCTCCAGGTGACGAGTTTTACCGAATAACCACTTTCGCCGCATTTATATATTCCTCTGTGTATATCCTGACAATATAGGTCCCACCGGGAAGATTTGAATGGTTCCATACGAGGCTGGTTGTGCCTTTACCGGGTTTTTGTGCCGTGATCGACGTCACCAGGCGGCCTGCCGGGGTGTAGATTTTAATTATCGGCACTGCTTTTTCGGGTATTGTCAGCGCGAATATGCTTCGGGCAGGGTGAGAGTGGATTTTGAACAGGGGCAAAGACACCTCGCCGCGCAATCCCGGGTGATTGATTGGTGAAAGTTCGGGCAAGTCGTTATGACCGCCTGAAAGCGGAATTTCCGTATCGCTCCATATCAATGTGCCGGTTAAATCGAGCGGAAGATCGATCGACCCGTGGAATGTATTATCGGAGAGGCGGCCGAAAGCAACCTCGATGTCGCCTTTGTAATGAGGCATTTTACCGTAGACGGTATCGAGGCTGGCGAGATGGGGTTTTATTTTGACTGTTGTGAAACCCGGGCTGCCGGGTTCAATGCCACAGATTGTAGCAAGCATTTCGTAATTGGGACTGTTGTTGGCATGGCAATCCGAGCGGGTCAGCTCTTTGTTTTCGGGGAAAGTTGTTAATCCACGATCGATCAGGTCGAACCAGTCCTGGAGCTGTTCGATAAAGAGGTTACCCATTCCCGTTTTGTTGAGTGCCCTGAAAAGGTAGGGACGGAAATTGAGCGAAGTCTGGATCAGTGTGTTGTCATCGAGCACTTTTACCATCAGCGCACGCTGTTGATTTTGCGGGACGGCATCGGTGAGCACCGCCAGAATATTGGCGTGCTGGCTGAAAAGCTTTTTGTCGGGTGTCTGGGCGAACAGCTTTTTCGATGAGTCGTAACACCGGTTGTACACTGCAGTTTTTACCGACTGTGCAAGGGTGCGGTACCCATCGGCATCGCTGCCTCGACCGAGGTTGTCAAAAAGTGCGGCAGCGCGCTGGAGGGTATAGACATATGAGAGGGAATGCACCGATGAATGGCCGTAGCGGTCGGTTTGCGGCTCACCCCATTTCAGGAAACCATCGCTCCAGTCGACAAAATCCCAGTTCTCAAGATCGGTGAGCATACCGGTGTTGTCGATTTTCGATTCAAACCAGTCTAAAACACTCTGGATGCCCGGAATAAACCGGGTCAGAAAACTTTTATCGTTCCGCAGCATGGAAAAGTCGTGCATCATGTCAATCCACGAGAGTGAAAATCCCGGAATTACCTGGCCCTGGTTGGAGGGGTATCTGCTGAGTGTGAGGCCATCGGAGTTGATGGAATAATCAAACTGGCTGATAGCATTCTGCATGAGGAGATCATCTCCGGAAACGACAACAGAGACCAGGCACTGGAATCGGGTGTCGCGCACATACTGGAGCTGTTCGTAATAGGGGCAGTCGTAGTAGGTTTCTCCCGCGCACAGCCGCATGGTCCGCCATCCGATATCCCATACCTGGTTCAACTGTTCATTACTCGAATAAAATGAAGCTTTTTCTTCGAAGGGATATGCGGTAAAAACGCCGTAGAGACTGTCGATCTCCAGGGGTTCGGCGCCGGTGGTGATATCGAGCTGAAGATACCGGTAGGTACGCACCCACAGGGGTCTGAACAAGCGCCGGTCGCCGCCATCGGGGCGGAATATGTCATAGTAGCCGTAAATGGTTTTGCCGTCAACCTGATCACGATTGCCCTTATCAAACCGGGCGTCAAAGAGTGTCTCCGCATAGGTCAATTTAATGCTGCTCTGCGCGCCTTTGCTGACAATAAGCTCCGGATGGGCCATGGTAAGATGGGTCTGGTCTAAAAGGATCGAAACATCGGTGTTGGCGGGAATAACAAGCGGCCGGGAAAAATCGAGCTGATTGCCTGGAGTGATTCCCGATGCGCGCGCGATTGACAATATAGGAAGATACCGTTCTTCCATCATGGGAATAGTACGGGGAACCAGGTCCCACGATGCCTGCGTGCGGGAAATTTCGATTGGTGTCTGCCAGGTGTTGTCATTGAACGGAAGCTCCTGCCATCCCCAGGGATAATTCGCCCCGTTGACATTATCGCACGGACCGGCCACATAGAAAAATCCCAGAAGGTTGTCATCATTGACACCGATCGGGACAGCGGAATATGCCGGGTTTTTGATGACTTTCCAGTTGGATTGATTTGTATTGACCGTCTCGGGTGCGCCGGGGCCTGCCTGAAGAATGAAACCGGTCCTCAGTGAGTGTTGTGCAAGAGGCATATCATCGGAGAAATTCCAGACTTCTGCAGCAAGGATATTCTCGCCGGATTGCAGCATATCGGCTATATCATAGGTGTCGTATACCCAGTGAGCAACATCGCTCCGAGCCGGCCCGAAACCAACCGGTTCGCCGTTTACATACAGACGGTATCGGTTATCGGCAGAAACCTGGATTGCAAATGATGAAGGGACGGTTGCGATGGTAAAGGTATTGCGGAAACAGTAGACGCCATAGTCGGTTGAACCAACCCCGGGCGGTGCAATCCATCGGGCATCCCAGTTGGCCGGTTGTGCATGGAGCGATGACATAATGCAAATGATAGAGACGGCACCGAGCAGGTGCACTGCAGAGAAGCGATGAGCGATTGCCATTATATCCCCTTTTAGCGGTACGCAAATAAAAAAAGAGGCCTTTGTGGGGTCTCCTGCTTTTTAATATAGGGATAAAACAGGCGAAAATCTACGAAAAAGGGCAGTTACTCAAAAAAATGCTCATCGTTTTATAGTATAGGGACGGAGGCGATTATTCTATTATAGCGGACTTGGCAGGTTCGTTGGCAGGTTCGTTAAATAAATAAAATTAGTCCGGGTAAAAATGCGCGTAACCCCTCCCGTATCTGAAAAAATTCCCTTTTGTTGATATTTGTGTTGACATCCACCCAGGCAGAGCTTATAATAAGTAAAGAATTTCCCCCAACGGCTCGTTAACTCGCCCGGTCAGGACCTTACATGAAAGCGATTTTTAGCATGAAAATGATTGGATTACTCGTCCAAACAGCAGCAATAGCCCTTTTTTGCGGCCGCACAGCAGCTCAGTCGTATCCCGATACCCTCTGGGTGCCGGTTATTTTTTATGACTATCGTGCCGATGGGAGTAATCCGGATTTTGAAGCGTGCATCTCACGCTTTACTGTGACAGGAGAGGCCCAGACTTTTCTGGATAGCATACATAAACCGGTATATAATTCAAATACATCAGGTTGTAATGAACATATTAGCGAATGGTATCGCCCCAGCGGCATGAATGGACCGGATATTAATGCTCAATTTTATTACGACAACATCCTTAAAAGATGGCAATGGACCCATTTAGAGTCATACCTTGGCAGAATCGGTGAATATGTGAGCCTTGATTATAATGACTCCTATGATATGGCGACTATTATCATTTATGATTCCTTGCCTTTTACGCTTCTTGGTGATGGGCTGTATCAGTTCGTTCAAGCTGAAGATATCAATGATCAACAGTTTTTCTGGATAAATGGCAGAGGCTATGGAGATGACCATCTGCGAGCTGATTGCGGGTCAGGCAGGAACTACGGTTTCGCTACTGAAATTCAGGGGCATTTTGAATATCGCCCCGGTTTGACGTTTGAGTTTTTTGGTGATGATGACGTTTTTGTATTTATCAATGATTCGCTTGTTTTGGATCTTGGTGGCGTTAAAGGTGGTGATTATGGAAGTTTCAATGTCGATGATATTCCCGGGCTTATTGAGGGAGAGTCCTACCGGTTCAGCTTTTTTCATGCAGAACGAAAAACCTGCGGTTCTGATGTGATGATTACGACGAATATAATTTCTAATGCTTCGAGAAATTTGAGTCTGGAAATCATTGCCGATACAATAACAGCGGGTCAATCCGGAACAGCAATCGGTTATGTAAGAGATCAAAATGATTCGATTCTGGCAAATGAGAGTCAGTTGATTCAGTGGAGCTTTGCAGCAGATTCCGTGATGCCGGGTGATTCTATCGCACCTCTGCAGGGAGAGTCAGCTATCTATACAGCAGCAATTGCTCATCGTCATGCTTATCTTGTCGGCAATTATATGGATGGTGCAACTCTATTGAGCGATACTGCCGCTGTTTTTATCAAGCCTGCTCAGATGCATCATCTGGTTATCGAACCCAATTCTAACGGTTTAACAGAAAGCCCGAATGCAGATAATCCGATCACCAGTATTGCTCTTGATGCACATTCAACAACATTCAATCAACTTTATGCAATTCTCCGTGATCAGTACGGCAATTTTGTTTCGCCATCTGCATCCACAGAATGGTACGCGCTCCCCGGTCCCGATCTGGTCGTTGAAGCCACAAACGGCCCTTCGTTGGAGCTCGGACAGGGCCTGATTACTAAAACCGGAGATAATGGCACAACGATGATTGTTGCACACTGCCTGTTGGACACCGGAGCATTTTTTTATGATACAATTGAAGTTACTGTCGCCGCCGCCCAATACGATTCACTCAGGATCCTCAACAATGACCACGTACCGATCAGCAGTCTGACTACCGGCGAAGGTGTTCTGATAACGCTTTCCAGCGAGGGCCGGCGCACCGATAATGGTCAATGGCAGGAAATAGCGACATCATGGGCAATCTCCAACGATATTCCATCCGAAAATCCTCCACCTGCATTATCGTCAAGCTGGCAGTTTCATCCTACCGATACCGGGCTGGCGGTAATTACCTGCACGCACAATGGAACTTCTTCGCTCACTGCCACGGTACCTGTCTCGGTTGTCGGCGCAACAGAAATGCTTCTCCGACCTGCTGCTGAAAAGCTGACGCTCCTCAATATGCAGACCGGTTCGCAGGGCATAGCGCTTTCGCTTGCCTTTCCCGAAAATATTGCCAGGGCTTCGGTGGTGCTCCTTACCATGCAGGGACAGATATGCTCCCGAATGGAAATAGCTGAGGTGCCAAAAAATTCGGTTGTCAATATTACTCTCGGCAGGGACGAGGTGCTTTCACAGGGCACGCAAATATTGCTCATCAAAGTAGCTGACAAAGAGGGCAAAGTGAAGGAAATGCTTAAAAAGCGCATTGTAATTTGTCATTGAAAGGCAGAGTGCTTGTGCATGCCTGCTTCACCGTCTGCAATTTATTCAAAGGAGTTGTTTTGGCTTTTCGTTTGTGCCTGAAGGACCCAGACCCGAATAGGGAATTTTAATGAAACCAGACAAGTTACCTGTCAAATTTGTTTTTATAGCGATCATTGTCTTTGCGGGCAGCACAGCAGCCCAGTCGTATCCCGATACCCTCTGGGTGCGGGTGATCTATTATGATTTTATCGCTGATGGCGTGAACGGGCAGTCGAAAAATCCCGAATTTAATATTGGTCACTTTAATGCCGGTGTCCACACGGGAATGGTCC includes these proteins:
- a CDS encoding peptide ABC transporter substrate-binding protein; its protein translation is MRSFSRIFNSPNALYIVSALLCIAGCGRRETAVQKGITEQVLHLGNGAEPQDLDPHIVTGVPEHNIIAALMEGLVAEDPEDLHPIPGAAERWEISEDRCTYTFHLRKNGRWSNGDPVTSHDYLYSFKRILSPALGSEYSYMLYCMKNAEKFNKGEVDDFSQVGASTPDSHTLVITLNNPTPYFLSLLTHYSWYAVHPGTIEKHGEIDRRGSRWTRAENYVGNGPFVLKQWDVNRVIIVEKSPTYWDAENVRLNKIHFHPIESEQTEERAFRSGQLHVTNSVPTQKIEHYKENEP
- a CDS encoding Bacterial alpha-L-rhamnosidase, whose product is MAHRFSAVHLLGAVSIICIMSSLHAQPANWDARWIAPPGVGSTDYGVYCFRNTFTIATVPSSFAIQVSADNRYRLYVNGEPVGFGPARSDVAHWVYDTYDIADMLQSGENILAAEVWNFSDDMPLAQHSLRTGFILQAGPGAPETVNTNQSNWKVIKNPAYSAVPIGVNDDNLLGFFYVAGPCDNVNGANYPWGWQELPFNDNTWQTPIEISRTQASWDLVPRTIPMMEERYLPILSIARASGITPGNQLDFSRPLVIPANTDVSILLDQTHLTMAHPELIVSKGAQSSIKLTYAETLFDARFDKGNRDQVDGKTIYGYYDIFRPDGGDRRLFRPLWVRTYRYLQLDITTGAEPLEIDSLYGVFTAYPFEEKASFYSSNEQLNQVWDIGWRTMRLCAGETYYDCPYYEQLQYVRDTRFQCLVSVVVSGDDLLMQNAISQFDYSINSDGLTLSRYPSNQGQVIPGFSLSWIDMMHDFSMLRNDKSFLTRFIPGIQSVLDWFESKIDNTGMLTDLENWDFVDWSDGFLKWGEPQTDRYGHSSVHSLSYVYTLQRAAALFDNLGRGSDADGYRTLAQSVKTAVYNRCYDSSKKLFAQTPDKKLFSQHANILAVLTDAVPQNQQRALMVKVLDDNTLIQTSLNFRPYLFRALNKTGMGNLFIEQLQDWFDLIDRGLTTFPENKELTRSDCHANNSPNYEMLATICGIEPGSPGFTTVKIKPHLASLDTVYGKMPHYKGDIEVAFGRLSDNTFHGSIDLPLDLTGTLIWSDTEIPLSGGHNDLPELSPINHPGLRGEVSLPLFKIHSHPARSIFALTIPEKAVPIIKIYTPAGRLVTSITAQKPGKGTTSLVWNHSNLPGGTYIVRIYTEEYINAAKVVIR
- a CDS encoding fibro-slime domain-containing protein; protein product: MKAIFSMKMIGLLVQTAAIALFCGRTAAQSYPDTLWVPVIFYDYRADGSNPDFEACISRFTVTGEAQTFLDSIHKPVYNSNTSGCNEHISEWYRPSGMNGPDINAQFYYDNILKRWQWTHLESYLGRIGEYVSLDYNDSYDMATIIIYDSLPFTLLGDGLYQFVQAEDINDQQFFWINGRGYGDDHLRADCGSGRNYGFATEIQGHFEYRPGLTFEFFGDDDVFVFINDSLVLDLGGVKGGDYGSFNVDDIPGLIEGESYRFSFFHAERKTCGSDVMITTNIISNASRNLSLEIIADTITAGQSGTAIGYVRDQNDSILANESQLIQWSFAADSVMPGDSIAPLQGESAIYTAAIAHRHAYLVGNYMDGATLLSDTAAVFIKPAQMHHLVIEPNSNGLTESPNADNPITSIALDAHSTTFNQLYAILRDQYGNFVSPSASTEWYALPGPDLVVEATNGPSLELGQGLITKTGDNGTTMIVAHCLLDTGAFFYDTIEVTVAAAQYDSLRILNNDHVPISSLTTGEGVLITLSSEGRRTDNGQWQEIATSWAISNDIPSENPPPALSSSWQFHPTDTGLAVITCTHNGTSSLTATVPVSVVGATEMLLRPAAEKLTLLNMQTGSQGIALSLAFPENIARASVVLLTMQGQICSRMEIAEVPKNSVVNITLGRDEVLSQGTQILLIKVADKEGKVKEMLKKRIVICH